AAGAAGGAGACATCTATAGGCCTACACGTGATGATAATAATAAACAGAGATATCCACATACTGCacctttggccatgtagtgtatgtctGTCTATAACAATTGCAGGAATTGTTTCAGAGTTTACTTGTTCAACCTCTCTGGGGATTCAAAACATATCTTTCGTATGATAAAAACATGAATGTCTGCCTAGTCATTTCTCTAATCTTTACCGCAAAAAACGTAAACACAGACGAATGTACAGAAAGAAGCAAGCCACACAGCAAAAGCAGTCTGAAGACTTCTATCACTATAGCGACCAATAGACTACCATACCTCTTCATGCAACTGTGTACAGAAGCTCAGCAAGTAAACTTTTGAAAAAAAAATCGAAATGTAAATAAATCCATCTGTTGAAATGTGAATATTAGTAACAGCCGTGAAATAACACGATTGTATGTGGTCAGAGTTAAACATGACatgtccagtctcaacattatTTGAAACGCAGGTGAATTTTTTTCCAATATGAATTCGTCAAACAGCAGCATTGTAAAGGAAGATTAGAATGATTTAAGGGGTTGCAAACTATGACATGTACTGCTGTGAGACCAATATATTTGATCTGGGACTGTGTGTACACTGTATCTGTGTTACTGATCAACCTCTAGGTTTCTGGAAACAATCTGTCGATGGATTAATGGAAGTGGTGTACAGAATAAAATGTCTTGAAGGAGACTGTGGTCCCTGGAGTTTGTTTGTTTCTATTAATTTCCATGACAGAATTACCCCCATACTCCCTAATTATTTTATAATTCGCTTTCCATTTAGATTTTCCTAAAAGCCAAACAAGAAACGAATGATTCTTCTTTGAAGTCATTGCTGGAGAGGCTTTCTGCTACGTGACCACTACAGATGACCTTAACTTCATAATGATCTGCTGCCTAAACGGGATTTCTTGCTTATGCATAAGCTCGAAGCAACCAGCACACAGGCGCACTCACTCCCATGTACGCACACTCACTTTATGTTGAGCTAGTTCCATTTCTGTTTTGCAGTGGATTTACTCTTAGAAGCTGACATGAGTTACTTTCAAGCATCATTGGTCTGAGATAACCGAAACAAAGCAGTAGGCTCTCCCTAGAGGTTCACAAAATCAAGTCAGAGCAGCTGTAGTTTTTCTGATGGAATTATACATTCTGAGAGAGCGCACTTTTCTCAGACCTTCTCTCAGAAGCAAGTGATCATTCACATTGGCTATATTTTTCAATAGTCGACTATATCGCTCCAAAACTTTGGCTCTAGAGTTTTGACTTCAAATATAAGTGTTTTTACAACCATCGATTGGGACGGTCACATACACAAGGGAACCTGCTGCATCACTCTGTGTGCCTGCCGACTGCGAGTCGTGCGTCAAAGACTCAACGACATTATCCACAGGCGGCGCATCGCAGTTGTTTCAGCAGAGAGTTTGGAATAAATTGGACCAAAGTGACAGAAGACGTCTGGATTCCTACGGAGTACTGAACCAATCGTTCCCTTGTCTGTGGATAGTACTACTTTCACAAACATAgacatagtctctctctctctctcgctctctctctctctcactgtgcgagcccgccctccctctctcccttgaaAGCGGATTATTTATTATAAAGCAGCTACCATCGACATGTGAGTAAACTGAATTGTATCCTGTTTTTAAATCCAGCTAAATGTATACGATGTATTTCTAAAATAGTGTCTGATACGGTGTGATTTTAGGACGTTAGAGAAAGTGTTTGTTTTGGTGTTGTCAACGAAATGGAATTATGGGTTAAGGTCCTGCTAAGCTAAAGCGCTATTAAAATAGTTGCTGTTGTATATTTATTTTAGTATTCCAATAGTCTACCCGAAACAATCATATACATCACAGAAAGCAGGCCTATTACAATGAAACGTTAAACTTACATGTCTCTCAATATATTGTCAGTCTCACCATATCAATGGTAGAATGCCTCCATCAATGACTCAGTCAATATTAATCACTGTGCTCAACTTCATATGGGCTTTTATTGAAGTGTTGTagtgtttttaaaaaatataattttgaTAGTTTACAATTTTTTTTATCTACTCGTTCACTTGCCTACCGCACTCTGCCTGGCTTGTTTATCTGAAACAAGATGCATCCATCTTTGTTAAGAGCAGCCTTCATGGCTTTTCCCCCCCACTAATCCCTCTCCATTTTGCCAGTGGAAATCAATCCTGTCTAATACAGGCTCTGTACCAAATCAAAACCAGAGTGGTTGTTTGGTCAGAGTTTGCTCAGACATGATGATGATTATTTGCTTTTATAGTTTAAACACGATATGGACAATTGTATACCATAGCAGATATATAAAAACAACTGACAAAAACTGCTTATTAATAGTTCGTGTTTGAAGAGGCCCACTTCAGTTATTTTTCACTTAGATGCTAATGCTAGTATAGCCTACTTACTATATGGCTTAGCAAGATCAGATAAAAATCCAAATCTATGTGCTTGCAGCAAAAAGGTTATGATATTAGTTCCTAACTagcagtaaaatgtcaaacagGTACACAGTTGCTGTTGTTAGGAACATAATGCCTCTCTCTACGCAGGTCGACCCCAGACGCAGGAACCTCGGGAGCCGCTGAGGGAGAGGGGGGCCCTTCGGCCGCAGCACCCAACCTCACCAGTAACCGACGGCTACAGCAGACACAGGCACAGGTGGACGAGGTAAGACTCGGAGAATAGGGCCGTTTTTTAAAAGTGTTGCCCTTTCGATATGTCAGTGCGATTCATTTATTTAGACGATCATGTAAGCAACCTTTATCTGTCAGGGATGTACAGAAGGCGTATATGTGAAGCAAACTATTATAAAGACCAGGTGGAAGGTGGGATGAGATGATAATGAAGGGTATgaatagagggaaggaggaaaggatGAAGCCAGGGGAAAGAAGAGATGAAAGAATGAAAGGATAAAGGGTACTCTCTTTACTGTAGTACGGCGTAAGATGATAATTGTTTCCTGAGAAAATCAAAGTCAAGAACGATGGGAGAGCGGGGGTCCTAGGTGGAGAAGATGGGCAAGGTGATGGGAGGCAGGAAGGGATTAAAGGATGAGTGGTCCATAAAAGGAAGAATAATCGAAGAAAAGAGGGACGAGTCTGTGAGAGGGGGCCGAAAACATTGGGGCGGAAAACATTGATCACAGAGACGACCTGACGCATTCTCTAGCCATCTGTGTGAGTCACATCAACATTTTAAAATTTAGGTTTACACATCCTTTGTAATCCCCCATAATGAGGATGAAGAGGGCCCACAGAGGTAAAAACGTTGCTATTGAAATACCGTAGCGTTCAACCAACGATTCACAACATCCGTTCTGATCAGGCGTGATTGATTACCTGGTCATTGGGTAATGTCGACTGTGTCCTGTCCTTACCGTCTACCGTACATCACTGACGTTAGCAGCTAAAAGTTCACATTACTTCTGCTCTGTCAGAATTGATTTCCTGACCATTCGGGGCAATGCTATCCTCCACTGCAGACATtctacaggtaactgacaaaataatggaaacacttgagtaaatgagggctacaaagtatattgaaagaaGGTGCTTCCCCACCGGTGTGGTTGaggagttaattaagcaattaacatcccatcgtGCTTAGGCTCATGTATAAATAAATGTTGGGCAGGCTATTATCTTGGCTGCCATGGCTATGCGctcataggatgacaatgccccccacAGGGAACTCTTGGTCActaatggtttgatgagcatgaacaTGGTGTAAACCATCTGCCacggccgtctcagtcaccagatctcaacccaattgaacacttatgggagattctggagcggcgcctgagacagcgttttccaccaccatcaataaAACACCAAATGGTGGAGTTTCTTGTGGAAGAagggtgtcacatccctccaatagagttccagacacatatagaatctatgccaaggtgcattgaagctgttctgactcGTGGTgccccaacgccctattaagacactttatgttggtgtttcctttattttggcacaTACCTGTAGGTTTCTTCATCAACAAGAATACAGTGTTGAGGTCTGGTATAGACAAACTAGCATGATGCCGACTGTCCACTCCTTTCTACTCCTGTCTCCTATAGGTTGTGGACATCATGCGTGTGAACGTGGACAAGGTGTTGGAGAGGGATCAGAGACTGTCGGAGCTGGACGACAGGGCCGACGCGCTGCAAGCCGGGGCCTCACAGTTCGAGAGCAGTGCTGCCAAGCTGAAGAACAAGTACTGGTGGAAAAACCTCAAGGTtcgtgtttgtgcgtgtgcgtaTGTGACCGACTGGGGTCAAACCCGGTTCTCCTGCGCGCCGCAGGTCTGTATTAGCCCTCTGAGTTAACGCCTAGGCATTATTTCAGGGGGCTAACATAAGTCTTCAGGTCTCATGCAACTCTTCACACAAGCAGGAGTCATTTGTGAAATAACCTTCACATAGGTCACCCTTTAATTATAAAGTGAGTTTGCTGTTTTATGCTTAGGCTTGCATAGTGCAGGCTACCATAGCATGGCAGTCACACACTAACTGTATATCATGATAAGGTATTGGGGTATTTCCAGTGCTCAGCCATTTTATACAAATTATTTCCCTATACAGAGAGCACTCTCTTACCAACATATCAGACCTAGGTTCACATAGTTTTTGAAATCCTTCACTTTAGCTGCGCTTGACTGAGTTTACCTGGAACCAACAGAATATGAAACCAACAGAACATTCCCAAAAGTGCAAATCCTGCCAGTCTATGTGACCCTTTGCCCCTACAACTACCATCTTGGGCCTTTGTTTTCTCCTTTCTCCTGTGACCTCACTTAGGGCTCTATTCACTCTGTATCGCTGAAGTGTTACAGATTGCACGATAGAAATGTAACGGGAATTTCCAGTTGAGCGACATATGCAACGTTTTTTATCGTGAATGCAGCCACTAACATGGAAACATTGCCTTGAAATTTCAATCACACTGTAACGTTAAACTTTggcgatacggattgaatagagcccttactAGACACAAAATGTAGATCCTTCTATCAACCATGCTTCAATCCACCTTTCTCACAGCATGAATTTATAAACCCTCAACCTCACCCCCAACCACCCCCTTCTGCTTTTGAGCACAGATGGCTGTCCCGTCGCCTGTCCAATCACGTGTGTCCATTGAGGAGGGGGAGTGGTTAGAAATCCCAATCTGGATTACAGTGTGGTGCAGGATTATAAACTCAGCTGTGGCTCGACTCGTGATGTAACCCCTACAGctcatccctttctccctctcactctaatgctccctctattcctctcttcctctgttatGGACTAaccctcgcttcctctctctctctcttttgccctCTCGCTCACGATCCCCTTGTATAATCTCAGTCATCCAGTCTCCGCCCCAatagtttatttgtatttttctcCTCTCTTATGCTCTACAGAGCCGGCTCTAATATAATATTCATCACGGCTAACCTCTCTCTGAAGTTGAATTATTATTTGCCATACAGGCATAAACCACATCACACCGGTGTACCTGTTTAGGTcattgctgatgtaaaaaggtctTTAGAAAGGAATGTGATTTGATGATTGGCTTGCAGTAGTGTCATAGTCATGCTTACGTAATCCACATGGGACGTGCAGCAGCAGTATTATAGTGCTTTTGTTTCTAAACTCAGCaacacccctggtgagacaaaaccgaaactcgtcagtgaagagcactttctgccagtcctgtctggtccagcgatggtgggtttgtgcccataggtgatgtttggtgaggacctgccttacaacagactacaagccctcagttcagcctctctcagcctattgtggacagtctgagcactgatggagggattgtgcgttcctggtgtaactcgggcagttgttgttgccatcctgtcctgcaggtgtgatgttcggctgtaccgatcctgtgcaggtgttgttacacgtggtctgccactgcgaagaTGATCAGCTGCCTTTAAAAAGGTTGGCTTTCCAGTCCGCTGCTCTTGGATTGAATCTCGGCCTATGTGACACACTACAGTTGGATCTGTTTGTGATCAGTAGCTGATCTACTGTACATTGTAAATAAccatgagagagatggagataagcAACAGCAagcaatatacactatatatacaaagtatgtggatgccacttcaaattagtggattcggctatttcagccacaggtgtataaaatcgagcacactgccatgcgatctccatagacaaacattgacagtagactggCCTTACTGAacaactcagtgactttcaacatggcaccatcgTAGGAGGCCACCtcagatttctgccctgctagagctgccccgctcaactgtaagtgctgttattgtgaagtggaaaagtctaggagcaacaatggctcagctgcggagtggtaggccacacaagctcacagaacgggaccggcgAGTGCTGAAGCGGCAGGAGCTTCATCAAATGGGTATCCATGGCCAAGCATAGTTTTCGCTAGGCCCGTAGttcaagtgaagggaaatcgtaaCTCTaaagcatacaattacattctagacaattctgtgcttccaactttttggccatggaaacccaacaGTTTgctccatacagaaatgttttgtcgagatcggtgtggaagaacttgactggcctgcacagagccctgacctcaaccccatcaaacacctttgggatgaattgtaacgggaactgcgagccaggcctaatcgcacaacatcagtgcccgacctcactaatgctcttgtggctgaatggaagcaagtcctcgcagcaatgttccaacatctagtggaaagccttcccagaagagtggtggctgtcatagcagcaaaggggggaccaactctatactaatgcccatgattttggaatgagttgTTCGAtgagcaagtgtccacatacttttggtcatgtagtgtatatgcaAAGAGCAAGGTTACAGCTGTCATGATGAGAGAGTAAGTAACATTGAAGGGATTTTAGATTCAGCCCTCTCCAGATTAAACATGATACAGAAATGTGTTAGAGATAATATAGAAGTGTTCATATTTGAAAGTTTTatatcttctttttttttcagATGATGATAATAATGGGAATCATAGGAGTCATATGTGTTGGAGTTGTCTTCTGTAAGTAccatatatatatctatactgaatcaaaatataaacgcaacatgtaaagtgatggtcccatgtttcatgagctgagataaaagatccctgaaatttcccatacacacaaaaagcttttcTATAAAATGTTGTGTactaatttgtttacatccctgttagtgagcagttctcctttgccaagataatccatccacttgacatgtggcatatcaagaagatgattaaacagcatgaaatGCCACTCAAATCTGCAGTTTTgcgacaacacaatgccacagatgtctcaagttttgagtagTTTTAGCAAATTTGTCAGTTcgtccaaccgacctcacaaccgcagaccacatgtaaccacaccagccttgGACCTCCACATCATGCTTCTttaccagccacccggacagctgatgaaacggtgtatttatgtctgtaataaagcccttttgtagggaaaacattctgattggctgggcctggctcccaggcccacccacagctgtgcccctgcccagtcccgtgaaatccatagatttgggcctaatttatttatttcaattgactgatttccttatatcaactgtaacttagtaaaatcgTTGCCATTGTtttatgttgcgtttatattttttgatCAGTATACATTTTCACTTACAGACGAAGTCTGCTTCACTTGAGTTTGTGAAATTGTGAAACACATGCACATTTATTTTTGTATCGCTATAGCCTGTAGTCTGAAAACAACTGTTTACTCTGTGATATTTatagtgcattcgggaagtagtcagacccctttactttccccacattttgttacgttacagccttattctaaaatggattcaatatttttttcccctcatcaatctacacacaataccccataatgacaacgcaaaatcgggtttttagacatttttgcaaacatatttaaaaaactgtcacatttacataagtattcggaaCCTttactttggcagcaattacagccttgagtcttcgagtatgacgctacaagcttggcacacctgtatttggggagattctaccattcttctctgcagatcctctcaagctctgtcaggttggatggggagcgtcgctgcacagctattttcaggtctctccagagatgttagatactgccaccatcatgcttcaccttAAGGATGGTGCTCGGTTTCCTCCATTTTGTgacccttggcattcaggccaaggagttcaatcttggttttctcagaccagagaatcttgtttctcatggtctgagagtactttaggtgccttttggcaaattccaagcgggctgtcctGTGCCTTTTacggcttccgtctggccactctaccataaaggcctgattggtagagtgccgcagagatgattgtccttctggaaggttctcgacaaaagaactctggagctctgtcagagagaccatcgggttcttggtcacctccctgtccaaggcccttctcccccgattgctcagtttggccaggtagccagctctaggaagagtcttggtggttccaaacttcttccatttaagaatgatggaggccactgtgtccttggggaccttcaatgctgccgaaatgttttggtaccccttccctagatctgtgcctc
This window of the Oncorhynchus keta strain PuntledgeMale-10-30-2019 chromosome 20, Oket_V2, whole genome shotgun sequence genome carries:
- the LOC118399279 gene encoding vesicle-associated membrane protein 2-like, with translation MSTPDAGTSGAAEGEGGPSAAAPNLTSNRRLQQTQAQVDEVVDIMRVNVDKVLERDQRLSELDDRADALQAGASQFESSAAKLKNKYWWKNLKMMIIMGIIGVICVGVVFLYFYY